A single Sutterella megalosphaeroides DNA region contains:
- a CDS encoding replication-associated recombination protein A: MLAPLAERLRPKTLDEVVGQKHLIGPGAPLRVAFENHRPHSMILWGPPGVGKTTLARLMAGAFDLPFIAISAVLGGVKEIRDAVETARNTMALSGKPTLLFVDEVHRFSKSQQDAFLPHVESGLFIFVGATTENPSFEVVNALLSRATVYTLESLKDEEALELLERALSREFPDTAWTDEAKRILVTLADGDARRLLNAVDVAGTMARERHVPEIDAAFLRKTLPATLRRFDKGGDNFYDQISAMHKSVRGSDPDAALYWMVRMLDGGCDPRYIARRVVRMAIEDISLADPRATELAVEAAEIYERLGSPEGELALAQAVVYLACAPKSNAVYKAYNELRAFVKEDGSRAVPMHLRNAPTKLMKDLGYHEGYRYAHDEPGAFAAGEIYLPEGLEGRKWYHPTDRGLEVRIAEKLARLDALNEEARKAGRGRRKEN, from the coding sequence ATGCTTGCGCCTCTCGCCGAGCGGTTGCGCCCCAAGACGCTCGACGAAGTGGTGGGTCAGAAGCATCTGATCGGACCGGGAGCCCCCTTGCGCGTTGCCTTTGAAAATCACCGTCCGCACTCGATGATTCTCTGGGGGCCGCCCGGGGTCGGGAAGACGACCTTGGCCCGTCTGATGGCAGGAGCCTTCGACCTTCCCTTCATCGCCATTTCCGCCGTCTTGGGCGGCGTCAAGGAAATCCGCGATGCGGTGGAAACGGCCCGCAACACGATGGCGCTCTCGGGAAAGCCCACGCTTCTCTTCGTCGACGAAGTGCACCGCTTCAGCAAGAGCCAGCAGGATGCGTTCCTTCCCCACGTCGAATCGGGCCTTTTCATCTTCGTGGGGGCGACGACCGAGAACCCCTCCTTCGAAGTGGTGAACGCGCTGCTGAGCCGCGCGACCGTCTATACGCTCGAAAGCCTCAAGGACGAGGAGGCACTCGAACTTCTTGAGCGTGCGCTCTCCCGCGAATTTCCCGATACGGCTTGGACCGACGAAGCCAAACGCATTCTCGTGACGCTTGCGGACGGGGATGCTCGACGGCTTCTCAACGCGGTCGACGTCGCGGGTACGATGGCGCGCGAGCGGCACGTTCCCGAAATCGATGCGGCGTTCCTGAGGAAAACGCTTCCCGCGACCCTGCGACGCTTCGACAAGGGGGGCGACAACTTCTACGACCAGATCAGCGCCATGCATAAGTCCGTGCGCGGGAGCGACCCCGATGCGGCCCTCTATTGGATGGTGCGGATGCTTGACGGCGGGTGCGATCCGCGCTACATCGCGCGTCGTGTCGTGCGGATGGCGATCGAAGACATTTCGCTTGCGGACCCGCGTGCGACGGAACTTGCCGTGGAGGCTGCCGAAATCTACGAGCGGCTCGGGAGTCCCGAAGGGGAGCTTGCGCTCGCTCAGGCCGTCGTGTACCTCGCGTGCGCTCCGAAGAGCAATGCGGTCTACAAGGCCTACAACGAGCTTAGGGCCTTCGTGAAAGAGGACGGTTCGCGCGCCGTCCCCATGCACCTTCGGAACGCCCCTACGAAACTCATGAAGGATCTCGGCTACCACGAGGGGTACCGCTACGCGCACGACGAACCCGGAGCCTTTGCCGCGGGGGAAATCTACCTTCCCGAAGGGCTCGAAGGCCGCAAGTGGTACCACCCGACGGATCGAGGGCTCGAAGTACGGATCGCCGAAAAGCTCGCGCGCCTTGACGCCCTCAACGAAGAGGCTCGGAAGGCCGGTCGCGGTCGGAGGAAAGAGAACTGA
- the scpB gene encoding SMC-Scp complex subunit ScpB — MAKLSPPFVIEAALLSASKPVSLRDLRRLFNDKLSAKAVREHLEELRAFWSGRGLRLVEVADGWRFQTTEETGTYLKRLEPERERRYSRAAMETLAVIAYRQPVTRGDIEAVRGVAVNPAILKQFEERGWIEVIGRRETPGRPELLATTKQFLSDLGLKSVADLPAVEAVPEPEFELGLRDETGDAPPAEAAPKESDCEEDR, encoded by the coding sequence ATGGCGAAACTCTCACCTCCCTTCGTCATCGAGGCTGCGCTCCTTTCGGCTTCGAAGCCCGTGAGTTTGCGGGACCTGCGCCGCCTCTTCAACGACAAGCTTTCCGCCAAGGCGGTGCGCGAGCACCTCGAGGAGCTGCGCGCCTTCTGGTCCGGTCGCGGCTTGCGGCTCGTGGAGGTTGCGGACGGCTGGCGCTTTCAGACGACCGAGGAAACGGGGACGTATTTGAAGCGGTTGGAGCCCGAGCGCGAACGCCGCTACTCCCGGGCTGCCATGGAGACGCTCGCCGTCATCGCTTACCGACAGCCCGTCACGCGCGGCGATATCGAAGCGGTGCGCGGCGTCGCGGTGAACCCGGCCATATTGAAGCAGTTCGAGGAACGCGGATGGATCGAAGTGATCGGCCGCAGGGAGACGCCCGGGCGTCCCGAACTCCTCGCCACCACGAAACAGTTTTTGAGTGACCTCGGGTTGAAGTCCGTTGCGGACCTGCCTGCGGTCGAAGCGGTTCCCGAACCCGAGTTCGAACTCGGCTTGCGGGACGAGACGGGTGACGCGCCTCCCGCAGAGGCCGCCCCAAAGGAATCCGATTGTGAAGAAGACCGTTAA
- a CDS encoding ribosome maturation factor RimP, producing the protein MMNSAALNELVERTVEGMGYEFVEFERLARGLVRVTIDTTAEGGISLEDCEAVSEQLSHLFTVESVDYERLEVSSPGVERPLKRARDWSRFAGELAHVELFAPLKAEGFPEAGRRKLEGRIVSIEGESGAETITFDFFEVDVARTPGAAHLRSRSKKAAAPAEPVRVSFALADVDRANLIAVLNFKG; encoded by the coding sequence ATGATGAATTCGGCAGCGCTCAACGAGCTCGTCGAACGCACGGTCGAAGGGATGGGGTACGAATTCGTGGAATTCGAACGCCTCGCCCGCGGTCTCGTGCGCGTGACGATCGACACGACGGCCGAGGGCGGCATCTCGCTCGAAGACTGCGAGGCCGTGAGCGAACAGCTCTCCCACCTCTTTACGGTCGAGTCGGTCGATTACGAACGGCTCGAAGTTTCGTCCCCGGGCGTGGAACGCCCCCTCAAGCGCGCCCGCGACTGGTCGCGCTTTGCGGGCGAACTGGCGCATGTTGAACTCTTCGCCCCCCTCAAGGCCGAAGGCTTCCCCGAAGCGGGGCGCCGCAAGCTCGAAGGGCGCATTGTCTCGATCGAGGGCGAATCGGGTGCCGAAACGATCACGTTCGATTTCTTCGAGGTCGACGTGGCCCGTACGCCGGGCGCCGCTCATCTGCGCTCGCGCTCGAAGAAGGCCGCCGCGCCCGCCGAACCCGTGCGCGTGAGCTTTGCGCTCGCCGACGTGGACCGTGCGAACCTCATTGCCGTTTTGAACTTTAAGGGGTAA
- the serS gene encoding serine--tRNA ligase, with translation MLDIALLRKNLPEVVARLKTRNFDFPEAEFNALEAERKSVQTKTEELQAKRNTLSKQIGLAKKSGEDASALMAEAGRIPAELSALETKLDEIRTKLEAMMLRVPNLPNESVPVGKDESENVEVRRWGTPRTFDFEVKDHVDVGGPLGLDFDTAAKLSGSRFCFMRGQVARLHRALAQFMLNTHTQENGYTECYTPYIVTASTMRGTGQLPKFEEDLFAAKKGGAEGDGEQMYLVPTAEVTLTNQVSGRMLKASELPILVTAHTPCFRSEAGAYGRDTRGMIRQHQFDKVEMVRIVRPERSYAHLEQMTANAEGILQKLGLPYRVVALSTGDMGFSAAKTYDLEVWLPAQNTYREISSCSNCEDFQARRMGTRFKDEEGRTRYVHTLNGSGLAVGRTLVAVLENYQNADGSVTVPEVLRPYMGGLEVLRPAEAK, from the coding sequence ATGCTCGACATCGCCCTGCTCCGAAAGAACCTTCCGGAGGTCGTGGCTCGTCTCAAGACCCGCAATTTCGATTTCCCCGAGGCGGAATTCAATGCTCTTGAAGCGGAGCGCAAGTCCGTTCAAACGAAGACCGAAGAACTCCAGGCCAAGCGCAACACGCTCTCCAAGCAGATCGGGCTTGCGAAGAAGTCCGGTGAAGACGCCTCCGCTCTGATGGCCGAAGCGGGCCGCATCCCCGCAGAGCTCTCCGCCCTTGAAACGAAGCTCGACGAAATCCGCACGAAGCTCGAAGCGATGATGCTTCGCGTGCCGAATCTTCCGAACGAGTCCGTCCCCGTCGGCAAGGACGAAAGCGAAAACGTCGAAGTGCGTCGCTGGGGCACCCCCCGCACGTTCGACTTCGAGGTGAAGGACCACGTCGACGTGGGCGGTCCTCTCGGTCTCGACTTCGACACGGCCGCGAAGCTCTCGGGCTCGCGCTTTTGCTTCATGCGCGGTCAGGTCGCGCGCCTCCACCGAGCGCTCGCTCAGTTCATGCTGAACACGCACACGCAGGAAAACGGCTACACCGAGTGCTATACCCCCTACATCGTGACCGCCTCGACGATGCGCGGCACGGGGCAGCTGCCGAAGTTCGAAGAAGACCTCTTCGCCGCGAAGAAGGGCGGCGCCGAAGGCGACGGCGAACAGATGTACCTCGTTCCGACCGCCGAAGTGACGCTCACGAACCAGGTTTCGGGCCGCATGCTGAAGGCCTCCGAACTTCCGATCCTCGTCACGGCCCACACGCCCTGTTTCCGCTCCGAAGCCGGCGCCTACGGTCGCGACACGCGCGGCATGATCCGTCAGCACCAGTTCGACAAGGTCGAAATGGTTCGCATCGTGCGTCCGGAACGCTCCTACGCGCACCTCGAACAGATGACCGCCAACGCCGAAGGGATCCTCCAGAAGCTCGGCCTTCCCTACCGCGTCGTTGCGCTTTCGACGGGCGACATGGGCTTTTCGGCCGCGAAGACCTACGACCTCGAAGTGTGGCTTCCCGCGCAGAACACGTACCGCGAAATCAGCTCCTGCTCGAACTGCGAAGACTTCCAGGCCCGCCGCATGGGCACGCGCTTCAAGGACGAAGAAGGTCGCACGCGTTACGTCCACACCCTGAACGGCTCGGGCCTGGCCGTGGGCCGCACGCTCGTCGCGGTGCTCGAAAACTATCAGAACGCCGACGGCTCCGTGACGGTCCCCGAAGTGCTCCGCCCCTACATGGGCGGCCTTGAAGTTCTCCGTCCGGCCGAAGCGAAGTAA
- the rluB gene encoding 23S rRNA pseudouridine(2605) synthase RluB: MKKTVNARKGAGPSKSKKTPFRRPGQAFQGERGASRRTGGRASGRSLHAINPGDAYDRLGPADSSMPEGLAESPLALEIINRARAAKKTVELPTEKLQKVLADAGLGSRRDMEALIARGVVTVNGQTARVGDRVSAADAIRIEGRLVHRKSTESPTPRVLMYHKPAGEIVSRDDPEGRPSVFHGLPRVPGARWVAVGRLDFNTEGLLLFTTSGSLANRLMHPRYEIEREYAVRVIGELEAEAMQELTKGVMLEDGMAKFDELHDEGGTGLNHWYRVKIREGRNREVRRLFEAVGSVVSRLIRIRYGAVSLPKNLPRGKKMELTPEEVRAWLLDLDEAEKKMAAAAPAKAEAKKLEKSQARLRARALAREAEEGRKPEAKADRKGERFKKSGASDRTGVPFAEARDLSDRPTQGKRPGKKPARRG, encoded by the coding sequence GTGAAGAAGACCGTTAACGCACGCAAAGGGGCGGGCCCCTCGAAGTCGAAGAAGACGCCGTTCCGTCGCCCCGGGCAGGCTTTCCAGGGCGAACGCGGCGCCTCGCGCCGCACGGGCGGACGCGCTTCCGGGCGCTCGCTCCACGCGATCAACCCGGGTGACGCTTACGACCGCCTCGGTCCCGCGGACAGCTCGATGCCCGAAGGGCTGGCCGAAAGCCCCCTCGCGCTTGAGATCATCAACCGCGCGCGTGCCGCGAAGAAAACCGTCGAACTCCCGACGGAAAAGCTCCAGAAGGTGCTCGCCGACGCGGGTCTGGGCTCGCGCCGCGACATGGAAGCGCTGATTGCTCGGGGCGTTGTGACCGTGAACGGCCAGACCGCCCGCGTGGGCGACCGAGTGAGCGCTGCGGACGCGATCCGCATCGAAGGGCGCCTCGTGCACCGCAAGAGCACCGAGTCGCCGACGCCGCGCGTGCTCATGTACCACAAGCCCGCGGGTGAAATCGTCTCGCGCGACGACCCCGAAGGCCGTCCGAGCGTCTTTCACGGGCTGCCGCGCGTGCCGGGCGCCCGTTGGGTGGCGGTGGGTCGTCTCGACTTCAATACGGAAGGGTTGCTTCTCTTCACGACCTCGGGGTCGCTGGCGAACCGTCTCATGCACCCGCGCTACGAGATCGAGCGCGAATACGCCGTGCGCGTGATCGGCGAACTCGAAGCCGAAGCGATGCAGGAACTGACAAAGGGAGTCATGCTCGAGGACGGCATGGCGAAGTTCGACGAACTCCACGACGAGGGCGGTACGGGCCTCAACCACTGGTACCGCGTGAAGATCCGCGAAGGGCGCAACCGCGAAGTGCGCCGTCTCTTCGAAGCGGTGGGTTCCGTCGTCTCGCGCCTCATCCGCATCCGCTACGGTGCGGTGAGCCTTCCGAAGAATCTGCCCCGCGGCAAGAAGATGGAACTCACGCCCGAAGAAGTGCGTGCGTGGCTCTTGGATCTTGACGAAGCGGAAAAGAAGATGGCGGCCGCCGCTCCCGCGAAGGCGGAGGCGAAGAAATTGGAAAAGTCGCAGGCGCGACTTCGCGCGCGGGCGCTCGCCCGCGAAGCCGAAGAGGGCCGCAAGCCCGAAGCGAAGGCGGACCGCAAGGGCGAACGCTTCAAGAAGTCGGGGGCGAGCGACCGCACGGGCGTGCCCTTTGCCGAGGCGCGTGACCTTTCGGATCGTCCGACCCAGGGGAAGCGCCCCGGGAAGAAGCCCGCGCGTCGCGGTTGA